The following is a genomic window from Dermatophilaceae bacterium Soc4.6.
GTCATCTTCGAGGACCGCGGGTCTGCCCAGGACTGACGCAGAACCTCCTGAGTCGCAGCCTGCGCCCACACCGTCGCGTCAGACTTGCGGTCGAACGTCCGCGAGAACTCACGACCCCTGACCCGGTACGTGGCCTGCCACCGGCCGTTGGGCCGTCTCACTACCGAAGCCACGCCAATCTCCTCTCTGACCGCCTCAGGGCGAGCCCCCGGTTTGAGAAGTTCTGGACATCGGGAGGGCGATCATCGCCTGCTCGTGACCCAACGGTAGACGGCATCAGGCTCCCATCGCAGATGGTTACCCAACCGCAGCGCCGGCGGGCCCTCACCGCGATGCCGCCACTGGTAGATCGTGCCGACCGGGATCTGAAGGTAGCGCGACAGGTCCTGAACAGACCAAAGGTGGGCAGCCTCGCCCGTCGCGTCCTCAAAGGTGGATGGGTTACTAGCGGTCATGGTGCTGCCTCCGGGCCAGTTGGGTCGAGGCCTCGGCCGCCTCTTCCCGCCGCCACCTCTTGCTCCCTTATGCCGCCCCGTCGCTCCGAGTGGACAGTTACTTCGCAACAGA
Proteins encoded in this region:
- a CDS encoding helix-turn-helix domain-containing protein, whose translation is MTASNPSTFEDATGEAAHLWSVQDLSRYLQIPVGTIYQWRHRGEGPPALRLGNHLRWEPDAVYRWVTSRR